The DNA region TGATAATTGCGGTTGCTTCCGCGTTATCCAGGCGAACATGCAATGACTCATCGCCGAAAGCGGAAAAGAGCGGCTGGGCGATGGCCCCGATTTTCAACACGCCGAGGAAACCCATGTACAGTTCAGGAATCTTGTCCATGAACAGACAGACCCGGTCCTCCGCCTGCACACCCAGTTTGCGCAGAAACGCCCCGATGGTGTTGCTGGCCCGGCGGACATCGTGAAATGTATATCGCTTTTCCGCCCCACCGAGGCCCTCCCAGATCAGGGCCGTCTTATCCCCCTTGCCCATGTTGCAGATGCGATCGGAACAATACCAGCCAATGTTGAGTACATCCCCATTGGTATATTCCAATTCCTTTTCGGCCAGGGACCAATCAAAGTTTTTCACCCTCTCTTCATAGGCACCAATATGCGACATCACACCTCCTTTCCTTGTGCCGGTGCGCATAGTCATTCTTCTCACCAGCTGTGGACTCCAGGTCGCAGGGTCCCGCGGAAAAACGGAACCGCGATTCATATTATCAGAATTGGAGCACTAATTCCACACTATTGCTGTTTCCGACTTTGCCGGGATTGGCATTTTCTTTTTCGCGGAGTAAAATATGGTTCTGGTTTATCCGCATAGTGGAGCGGAACCGGACGGCAGGGAGAGATATCATGGAAGTTACTTGGTTTCGGCGCCCGGCGTTCCTGGTGATGGGAATCGTCAGGCGGATATTCGGCGGCAACTCCGTCAGTGCATCCGTTGAACAGGTCTGGCGCCAGTTCGAATCCCATCATGACCAGGTCTTGCCCCTAAGTACGGACCGTTCCTATTACGGTGTCCGTTTCTCCGTGAATGGCGGAGAAGGCTTCGATTACCACGCCGGCATGGCGGTTCGCAAAGCGCATACAACCCCGGCGGGCCTGATGGTACGTGAAATTCCCGCAGCGCGTTATGCCGTGTTCCGTTGCATGCCGCACCAGGTGGACTCTGTTTACCACGCCATCCTGGAAAACTGGTTGCCGGAAAGCGGAGAAACCCGGGACACTGAGGCGCCGGTTTTCGAACAATACCCTCCTGAAGGCGCTTCCGATCCCTTTGTGCTGATCCATTTTCCCGTTTCGGATTAAACTCTCACCACCAGCCATCGGCCCTTCGCCCTTCCGGCTCCGAATAATGAAAAATTTATCAAAAGGCCCATCATCAGTCATTTTGCTGCTAGGTTAGAGAATGTCGAATGAAGAAGGCCTCGGGAGGGACCGTAAGGGCTCCTGAAAGATTTTGTAGAACGTAGAAAGTAGAAAAACACATTGAGGTTTCTTGTTTTTACTTTCGACTTTTAACTTTTTGGACTTCTTCCCTTTTCAACTCTCCAACTCTCCAACTCTCCAACTTTGTCTACATTTACATACTTACAAGCACCGTCCCCAGTTTATAGTTTACAGGAAACGGATGGAAGGGGCGGAAACGACAACAGCCCTTTCGTCCGCCTGCCGCACAAACCATGTTGGTGCGACTCCAGCCGCTGGTTCCAGCATCAGCCCCCCCTGTTGCAGATCGCGAAAGAGCCCGGCCACGCCAAGTTGTGCCGTTACCACCAATTGCTTTGGAAGATTCGATGTGGTGACCTGAATATCGCCCCGCCTGCTGCGCAGCAAAACTTCGCGGCAAGAACCGTCTCCGGACCAACTCAGCTTTCCATCTCCGGTTTCCAGCAGAATCCGCCCGGCGGACACCCCTTTCTTTACACTGATATCCCCCCGGCCGCAACGTACCAGGAGATCTCCGTCAAAATCCGCGCCCAGGGTGATCTGTACATCGACATTCAGTTCAAAAAAGAATCCACTGCGGCGGATTTTCAATACCCGGTCCGACGTGATGCCTCCCCAAACCAGGCGACACTGACTGAACGGAGGCGCAAAACCGCGTGCATCCACGCGGATTTTTGATTCTTTTCCGGAAAAAATGCGCACGTGTGCCGAATCCAGGTCCAAAACCAGGGCACGCGTTCCTGACAAAGGCAAACGGGAATTGAGGTTGAAAGGCGTTGCGGCCAGAATACCCAGAACCAAAACACCCAGCACCACAAGACCGGTGACCATGCGCGTGGTTCGCCCCAGCCCCCGTCCCAGACGGTTCCAGGCGACTCCCGGTTGGTCCCCCCCGGTCCAGGCATGGGCGATGCGGGCCATCAGAAGAGTCATCCCCCCGGACCAGATCACGTCCGAAAGGAAGTGCGCTCCCTGAACAATCCTGCCTACGCCCATGACACCGCCGTACAGAGCGCCCGCGGCCAACCAGGTGCGGGCACGCCGCGGATGATGGGACCGGAACGAATAGTAGAGAGAAAACAACAGAAATCCCGTGGAGGGGTGGCCGGCTGGAAACGAGTGCCCCCTGCCGGGAACACCGAAATCCATAACATGGCGGTACTCCCAGTTGCCTCCAAAAGTCACGATTTCCCGGGGCCGCGGACGCCCTGTGTACTTTTTGGAGATACCGTTGATCAGCAGGCCCGGCCCCAGAAACAGGGTCAGCAATAAGGCGGCCGCCGCCCGCCTCCATTCACGTTGACGTTCGCCGTTGCGGTTGCGAACCAGCAGCGCCAGTGCGCCACATGCCAGCACCAAACCCGGCAGGGTTCCCCAGCGGTACAGCAAGCGCACAATCGGGTTGTCATCCAGATACCACCCCTGTTGAAAAAACAGTGACTGAAAGGCAATGTCCAGTGTTGAAAACCAGAACGGCAGGGTTAGAAAAACCAGTACGGCCATGATCTTAACCAGGGACCGCCATAAGCAATGAAACTTTCCACTGGAACCGGAGGCGGGAGCGTTGTTCATGGTTTTCCATCATGCCCCGGCGAGACCATGGAAGTCAAGTCCGCTGAACCCGCGTTTCACCCGCATCCGGGCTTGTGGTATAGTGATAGTCTCTTTGGAACGGGACGGAAAAGAGAGAATCATGATCGATTGGCCGCGACTTCTGGTTTTCCCCATAGTTGGCGCATTGCTGGGTTACCTGACCAATTGGATCGCCATCACCCTGCTTTTCCGCCCCCGCAAACGCATGCTGGGCATCCAGGGACTGCTGGAAAAACGCAAAGCCGAGATTGCCCGCAACACGGCGCAGATCGTTCGCACCCACCTGCTCAACACGAAAGAGATCCGCCGCCTGGTGGATCGCGACAAGGCCCGGCGCAGCATTAACCGATTGGTCGACCGTCAACTTTCGCTCATGCCCCGCTTGGCCAGGCGCCTGCTTTCACGTGGTCTGCGCCAACTCACCTACCATTACGTGTTCGACAATGATGGTTACGTTAAAGAAGAGATTCTGGAGCTGGCGCTGAACGACACGGATCTGGAAAGAATCATGGTGGACAAAATTGCCGCCACCGACCTATCCCAATTGGAGCGGATCATCCGCCAAGCTTCCGGCCCGGAGATCCGCTTTATCCTATTTACCGGCGCGATATTGGGCTTCCTGGTGGGCCTGGTGGAAGCACTGCTACCTCTCTAACCGGTGACCCGGGTTTAAGCAAACAGGGAGAG from Candidatus Aminicenantes bacterium includes:
- a CDS encoding AraC family transcriptional regulator, which gives rise to MEVTWFRRPAFLVMGIVRRIFGGNSVSASVEQVWRQFESHHDQVLPLSTDRSYYGVRFSVNGGEGFDYHAGMAVRKAHTTPAGLMVREIPAARYAVFRCMPHQVDSVYHAILENWLPESGETRDTEAPVFEQYPPEGASDPFVLIHFPVSD
- a CDS encoding phosphatase PAP2 family protein, encoding MNNAPASGSSGKFHCLWRSLVKIMAVLVFLTLPFWFSTLDIAFQSLFFQQGWYLDDNPIVRLLYRWGTLPGLVLACGALALLVRNRNGERQREWRRAAAALLLTLFLGPGLLINGISKKYTGRPRPREIVTFGGNWEYRHVMDFGVPGRGHSFPAGHPSTGFLLFSLYYSFRSHHPRRARTWLAAGALYGGVMGVGRIVQGAHFLSDVIWSGGMTLLMARIAHAWTGGDQPGVAWNRLGRGLGRTTRMVTGLVVLGVLVLGILAATPFNLNSRLPLSGTRALVLDLDSAHVRIFSGKESKIRVDARGFAPPFSQCRLVWGGITSDRVLKIRRSGFFFELNVDVQITLGADFDGDLLVRCGRGDISVKKGVSAGRILLETGDGKLSWSGDGSCREVLLRSRRGDIQVTTSNLPKQLVVTAQLGVAGLFRDLQQGGLMLEPAAGVAPTWFVRQADERAVVVSAPSIRFL
- a CDS encoding DUF445 family protein, coding for MVFHHAPARPWKSSPLNPRFTRIRACGIVIVSLERDGKERIMIDWPRLLVFPIVGALLGYLTNWIAITLLFRPRKRMLGIQGLLEKRKAEIARNTAQIVRTHLLNTKEIRRLVDRDKARRSINRLVDRQLSLMPRLARRLLSRGLRQLTYHYVFDNDGYVKEEILELALNDTDLERIMVDKIAATDLSQLERIIRQASGPEIRFILFTGAILGFLVGLVEALLPL